DNA from Terriglobus tenax:
CGCACTGACAGGCGATCCGTCATCGCCGACGGTGTCGTCAATCGCCCAATCCTCCGGGTAAGGCTCCCAGGGAAAGAGCGTGTCGTCGCCGACGATGTCTCCGTTGATGGTCTTCAGGCCGGTCCCGGCAACCTGGTCAGCCATCTTCGCCAGAGATTGCAAGGGATCGGCCGCGGGCGGCGCGGGCTTGGGCCGCTGCGAGGGCGGCAGATAAGGGAAGCTTCGTCCGGAGAGATTCGGATCGCCGCCGCCCACCAGCGCAAGGTTGCCGCTCAGGATCGCCGTGCCGTTGCCCTCCGCCACAATGCGCGTGATGAAGGTGGCCTGCGACCCCAGCAGCGCGATGGCCGTGGCCGTGGTGAAAACCTTGTTGTTGGAGGCAGGGACAAAGTATTGCGCGTCGTTCAGACCGTAGACCGGCTTGCCGTCCATGGTGGAGACAAAGACGCCCCAGTGGGCGCGGCTGACGGATGGATCGGCCAGGATGGTGGCGACCTGCTGCGGCAGCGAGGGCTTGCGTGGCTTTTTGCTGGCGGCGAAGGTAGGCATCGCCATGGAAGCCAGCAAAAGACCAGTGGTAATCGTACGAAGCCGAACCCACCCTGGCGTTGCGAGGGTGGGGCACCCGGTTGAGAACGAACTCATGCGCATGGGCGGAGTTTAGCATTGGGGTCGATGGGCTTTGCGAAGAGAAACCGGTTTGCGTGGCAGCTTCGCAGCCGCACGCTGACGCTGGGGGAGCGCACGCGGGTGATGGGCATTGTCAACGCCACGCCGGACTCCTTCAGCGACGGCGGCAGCTATGACCCGGTGGCGCACGGGCTGCGCCTGTTGGACGAAGGCGCGGACATCCTGGACATTGGCGGCGAATCCACGCGTCCCGGCGGAGCGGGCCTTGTGGACGGCAGCGAAGAACAGCGCCGTGTCCTTCCGGTGATTGAGGCGCTGACCAGGGCGGGCGCGATCCTCAGCGTGGACACTTACCGGGCCTCCACGGCAAGGCTTGCGGTGGAGGCAGGAGCGGAGATCGTCAACGATGTCTCCGGCCTGCTGTGGGACACGGAGATGACTGCCATCTGCCGCGATCTCCGTTGCGGCGTAGTTCTGATGCACACGCGCGGCAGGCCACAGGAGTGGGCTGCACTACCGCCCATGCAGCAGATCGCCGCGACCGTCGTACGGGAGCTACGGGAGCGCGTGGCCTCCAGCGGGATCGAGCCTGAGCGGCTGGTGATCGACCCCGGCTTCGGTTTCGGCAAACGCGGAGCGGAGAACTTCGAGCTGCTGGCAGGAATGTCGCAGATGCAGGAGCTTGGCCTGCCGGTACTGGCGGCTGCTTCGCGCAAGGGCTTCCTTGGCGGCGACGTCCATGACCGCGAGTTTGCGACCGTGGCTTTTCATACGGCCTGCATCCTGGCCGGCGCTCATGTTATCCGCGTGCATGATGTGAAAGCGGCAGTACAAAG
Protein-coding regions in this window:
- the folP gene encoding dihydropteroate synthase, whose translation is MGFAKRNRFAWQLRSRTLTLGERTRVMGIVNATPDSFSDGGSYDPVAHGLRLLDEGADILDIGGESTRPGGAGLVDGSEEQRRVLPVIEALTRAGAILSVDTYRASTARLAVEAGAEIVNDVSGLLWDTEMTAICRDLRCGVVLMHTRGRPQEWAALPPMQQIAATVVRELRERVASSGIEPERLVIDPGFGFGKRGAENFELLAGMSQMQELGLPVLAAASRKGFLGGDVHDREFATVAFHTACILAGAHVIRVHDVKAAVQSAKVADAALTW